One genomic segment of Abditibacteriota bacterium includes these proteins:
- the gltA gene encoding NADPH-dependent glutamate synthase, translating to MSTAQVSMPCQEPSQRIRNFDEVALGYTKELAELEASRCLSCKNPRCVKGCPVGVNIPEFIRRIKEGDSAGALAVIMETNSLPAVCGRVCPQEKQCQKQCILARAGKPLAIGRLERYAADSACDAISPAATDEFAGFRVAVVGSGPSGLTVAGSLAKKGFRVTVFEALHKPGGVLRYGIPEFRLPRGVLDREIDQISALGAEFIPNAPAGRAFEVTSLFDEGFHAVFLGTGSGAPKLMGIKGEDLPGVFSGNEWLTRINLMRACRSDYLTPMPKPGKTVVIGAGNTAMDCARTALRTGAESVTIIYRRSRAEMPAREEEIHHAAEEGVRFRFLLGPAEFLGEKTLQAVLCSEMELGEPDQSGRRRPRPTGKTEVIAADCAIVALGQTPNPLIRDTTPGLETLSWGGIPVDPETGMTNIPGIFAGGDVVTGSATVISAMGAGRIAAKGIEEYIRAKYM from the coding sequence ATGAGCACGGCGCAGGTATCGATGCCCTGCCAGGAACCCTCGCAGAGGATCCGCAACTTTGACGAGGTGGCTCTGGGCTACACAAAGGAATTGGCGGAACTGGAAGCCTCCAGGTGTCTGAGCTGCAAGAATCCCCGGTGCGTGAAGGGCTGCCCCGTGGGGGTCAATATACCCGAATTCATACGCAGGATCAAAGAGGGCGACAGCGCCGGCGCTCTGGCGGTGATCATGGAGACCAACTCTCTGCCCGCAGTCTGCGGCAGGGTGTGCCCTCAGGAAAAGCAGTGTCAGAAGCAATGTATCCTGGCCAGGGCGGGCAAGCCGCTGGCCATAGGCAGGCTGGAACGCTATGCCGCGGACAGCGCCTGCGACGCCATTTCCCCGGCAGCCACGGATGAATTTGCCGGCTTCAGGGTGGCGGTGGTAGGCTCCGGCCCCTCCGGGCTGACGGTGGCCGGCTCTCTGGCAAAGAAGGGCTTCAGGGTGACCGTGTTTGAAGCCCTGCACAAGCCCGGCGGAGTGCTGCGCTACGGCATCCCCGAGTTCAGGCTGCCCAGAGGGGTGCTGGACCGGGAGATAGACCAGATCAGCGCTCTGGGGGCAGAGTTCATCCCGAACGCCCCCGCCGGCAGAGCCTTTGAGGTGACGAGCCTTTTTGACGAGGGCTTTCACGCCGTATTTCTGGGCACCGGCTCCGGAGCGCCCAAGCTCATGGGCATCAAGGGCGAGGACCTGCCCGGCGTGTTTTCCGGCAACGAATGGCTCACCAGGATCAATCTGATGCGGGCCTGCCGCAGCGACTATCTGACCCCCATGCCCAAGCCCGGCAAGACCGTGGTGATAGGCGCGGGCAACACAGCCATGGACTGCGCCCGCACGGCCCTCAGGACCGGCGCCGAGAGCGTGACCATCATATACCGCCGCAGCCGGGCCGAGATGCCCGCCCGGGAGGAAGAGATACACCACGCCGCCGAAGAAGGGGTGCGTTTTCGCTTTTTGCTGGGGCCGGCTGAGTTTTTGGGAGAGAAGACCCTGCAGGCTGTCCTGTGCAGCGAGATGGAACTGGGAGAGCCGGACCAGAGCGGCAGACGCCGCCCCAGGCCCACGGGCAAGACCGAGGTCATCGCGGCCGACTGCGCCATAGTGGCCCTGGGACAGACCCCAAATCCTCTCATCAGGGACACCACCCCCGGCCTTGAGACCCTCTCCTGGGGAGGCATCCCCGTGGACCCGGAGACCGGCATGACCAATATCCCCGGCATATTTGCCGGCGGCGACGTGGTCACCGGCAGCGCCACTGTCATATCCGCCATGGGCGCCGGCAGGATAGCTGCCAAAGGCATCGAAGAGTATATCAGAGCAAAATATATGTGA
- a CDS encoding tryptophan synthase subunit alpha, whose amino-acid sequence MSKIYKAFEKGKAFIPFITCGDPDLATTEAAVKAAAANGAGLIELGIPFSDPTAEGPVIQGANLRALSAGVTTDKVFELVSRLRQTVDIPMVFMTYANVVYSYGAERFMERCSREGIDGVILPDLPFEEKGEFLAACRARGVDLISMIAPTSADRIAMIAREAEGFLYVVSSLGVTGMRSEITTDLGSIIETVRHNTSVPCAIGFGISSPEQARKMASLSDGAIVGSAIIKLLEKYGREAPERIGGFVREMKAAVDRA is encoded by the coding sequence ATGAGTAAGATATACAAGGCTTTTGAAAAAGGCAAGGCCTTTATACCCTTTATCACCTGCGGCGACCCCGACCTCGCCACCACCGAAGCGGCGGTGAAGGCCGCCGCGGCCAACGGAGCCGGCCTCATAGAGCTGGGAATACCCTTTTCCGACCCCACGGCGGAAGGCCCCGTGATCCAGGGAGCGAACCTGAGGGCCCTGTCGGCGGGAGTCACCACCGACAAGGTGTTCGAACTGGTGAGCCGCCTGAGACAGACCGTGGATATACCCATGGTCTTCATGACCTATGCCAACGTGGTCTATTCCTACGGAGCGGAGCGCTTTATGGAGCGCTGCAGCCGGGAGGGCATAGACGGCGTCATCCTGCCCGACCTGCCCTTTGAGGAAAAGGGCGAGTTTCTCGCCGCCTGCCGCGCCCGGGGAGTGGACCTGATCAGCATGATCGCCCCCACCTCCGCCGACAGGATAGCCATGATAGCCAGGGAGGCCGAGGGCTTCCTCTACGTGGTCTCCAGCCTGGGAGTCACCGGCATGAGGAGCGAGATCACCACCGATCTCGGGTCCATCATAGAGACTGTGCGCCACAACACCTCTGTCCCCTGCGCCATAGGCTTTGGCATATCGAGCCCGGAGCAGGCCCGGAAGATGGCCTCCCTTTCCGACGGAGCCATCGTGGGCAGCGCCATCATCAAGCTGCTGGAAAAATACGGCCGGGAGGCGCCGGAGCGCATCGGCGGATTCGTCAGGGAAATGAAAGCGGCCGTGGACCGGGCCTGA
- a CDS encoding sulfide/dihydroorotate dehydrogenase-like FAD/NAD-binding protein: MIVHADGSPCRLSEVGSRDLASRVLSKRRISDTITEIEIYAPLVAAAAKPGQFVMICRDEKGERIPLTISGARRDKGSISVIFQAVGRSTIELSRAEEGDPVMSVAGPMGHPSVVEGLGRVAVIGGGVGTAIAYPVAKAMKEHGNEVTVIIGARTKGLFFLTDEIRAFADRLLLITDDGSSGRKGLVTDVLRELLEEKALDSVLCIGPLPMMRAVSDLTKEYGVPATASLDPIMIDGTGMCGCCRVKVGGAVRYTCVDGPEFDAHQVDWDELKKRKAYYFEEEQEQKRMALENSI, encoded by the coding sequence ATGATAGTTCATGCCGACGGCAGTCCCTGCCGTCTTTCGGAGGTGGGATCCCGGGATCTGGCGAGCAGAGTGCTCTCCAAAAGAAGGATCTCGGACACCATTACGGAGATAGAGATCTATGCGCCTTTGGTGGCGGCGGCCGCAAAGCCCGGGCAGTTCGTCATGATCTGCCGGGACGAAAAAGGGGAGAGGATACCTCTCACCATCAGCGGCGCCCGCAGGGACAAAGGCTCCATCAGCGTGATCTTTCAGGCTGTGGGCCGCAGCACCATAGAGCTGTCCCGGGCGGAGGAGGGCGACCCCGTCATGTCCGTGGCGGGCCCCATGGGCCATCCCAGCGTGGTGGAGGGCCTGGGCAGAGTCGCCGTTATAGGCGGCGGAGTGGGCACCGCCATCGCCTACCCGGTGGCCAAAGCCATGAAAGAGCACGGGAACGAGGTGACGGTGATCATAGGCGCACGGACCAAGGGCCTGTTTTTCCTCACAGACGAGATCAGAGCCTTTGCCGACAGGCTGCTGCTGATCACGGACGACGGCTCCTCCGGCCGGAAGGGGCTGGTGACCGACGTGCTCAGGGAGCTGCTGGAGGAGAAGGCTCTGGACAGCGTGCTGTGCATAGGTCCCCTGCCCATGATGAGGGCGGTGAGCGACCTGACCAAAGAATACGGCGTGCCCGCCACCGCCAGCCTGGACCCCATCATGATAGACGGCACCGGCATGTGCGGCTGCTGCCGGGTGAAGGTGGGCGGCGCGGTGCGCTACACCTGTGTGGACGGACCCGAGTTCGACGCCCATCAGGTGGACTGGGACGAGCTGAAAAAACGCAAGGCATATTATTTTGAAGAGGAGCAGGAGCAAAAGAGAATGGCTCTTGAAAACAGCATATGA